Proteins encoded together in one Altererythrobacter epoxidivorans window:
- a CDS encoding phosphatase domain-containing protein, producing the protein MVLPTRPVRIQPYYGYRNEDRLRISARALRADHHRYDRRGRIQAFRTMLAHFVSHEVAGLAVKLVVERNDGLRSDHHAQTDAEGFVHFDVELNGKWLHAKHTRWEVVELHWTNRNGDQCVEGHVLSPGDHADLAVISDIDDTIIETGITGGVRSLLRNWRRVLAELPDDRIAVPGADAFYGALGGGALLDPDMAQAGKGVPATHRPFFYVSSSPWNLFSYLVAFKQARGLPLGPIMLRDWGMNSETFGSSSHGAHKTEAIGDILAHYPHLRFALIGDDTQGDLPAYAELVERFPTRIAAIFIRTAAGEPLSAEEIAGKATIEAHSVPLWLGDDYSTGQNFLRAAGLSSDRDAEKIVETVEQEAK; encoded by the coding sequence ATGGTCCTCCCCACCCGTCCGGTTCGCATCCAGCCCTATTACGGTTATCGCAACGAAGATCGCCTTCGCATTTCGGCCCGTGCCCTGCGCGCAGACCACCATCGGTATGACCGAAGGGGGCGGATCCAGGCGTTCCGGACGATGCTGGCGCACTTTGTCTCGCACGAGGTCGCCGGGCTGGCAGTCAAGCTGGTGGTCGAGCGTAATGACGGGTTGCGATCCGACCATCACGCTCAAACCGATGCTGAAGGGTTCGTGCATTTCGATGTCGAACTGAACGGCAAATGGCTCCATGCGAAGCACACCCGTTGGGAAGTGGTCGAGCTGCACTGGACCAATCGCAATGGCGATCAATGCGTCGAAGGGCATGTCCTCTCACCGGGCGATCACGCCGATCTCGCGGTCATTTCGGACATAGACGACACCATCATAGAGACAGGCATCACCGGCGGGGTCAGGTCGCTGCTGCGCAACTGGCGCCGCGTTCTTGCCGAATTGCCGGACGACAGGATCGCCGTGCCGGGGGCGGACGCGTTTTACGGCGCGCTTGGCGGCGGTGCGCTGCTCGATCCCGACATGGCCCAGGCGGGCAAGGGTGTTCCGGCCACCCACCGCCCATTCTTCTATGTTTCGTCGAGCCCATGGAATCTGTTCTCCTATCTCGTGGCGTTCAAGCAGGCCCGCGGCCTGCCGCTGGGGCCCATCATGCTGCGCGACTGGGGCATGAATAGCGAGACATTCGGTTCATCGAGCCATGGCGCCCACAAGACCGAAGCGATCGGCGATATCCTCGCCCATTATCCGCACCTGCGCTTCGCCCTGATCGGCGACGACACCCAGGGCGATCTGCCCGCCTATGCCGAATTGGTCGAACGCTTCCCCACGCGCATCGCGGCGATTTTCATTCGCACCGCGGCGGGCGAGCCCTTGTCAGCCGAGGAAATCGCGGGGAAGGCGACGATCGAAGCGCACAGCGTGCCCTTATGGCTGGGTGACGATTATTCGACCGGGCAAAATTTCCTGCGGGCTGCCGGGCTTTCATCCGACCGGGATGCGGAAAAGATTGTCGAAACGGTCGAACAGGAAGCAAAGTAG
- a CDS encoding alpha/beta hydrolase: MKGRRMIFWALGIVLAIAIIAGIALQIAIQRNGPAVLNAFDKVTGGDAGVTRSEAISYGPDPQQRLFVLRQDATPADSKLPVIVFVHGGSWRSGDPDDYDFTGRTLAPSGYIVVNAGYRLGAKGAYPAMLEDGAASVRWVRENIAEYGGDPDHIILVGHSAGAYNVAMLALDPRWLASEGVPASSIAGVVGLSGPYDFFPFDTDSTRDAFGNATDPEGTQPVNLVRKGAPPFLLIHGLQDTLVKPRNSQALARKLEGAGVEVKLEEYPAMDHNDPLLALASPWRGRRDVLAEILQFAAEVRSSVPVQGETR, encoded by the coding sequence ATGAAGGGACGTCGCATGATCTTCTGGGCGCTTGGAATTGTCCTCGCCATTGCAATCATCGCCGGCATTGCGCTGCAGATCGCAATCCAGCGCAACGGCCCCGCCGTGCTCAATGCCTTCGACAAGGTCACGGGCGGCGATGCCGGGGTCACGCGCAGCGAGGCGATCTCATACGGTCCGGACCCGCAGCAGCGCCTGTTCGTCCTGCGCCAGGACGCGACGCCTGCAGATAGCAAGCTCCCCGTCATTGTCTTCGTCCACGGCGGCAGCTGGCGCAGCGGCGACCCTGACGACTACGACTTCACCGGCCGCACGCTTGCGCCCAGTGGCTACATCGTCGTCAATGCCGGCTACCGGCTGGGTGCAAAGGGTGCCTATCCCGCCATGCTGGAGGATGGTGCGGCATCTGTGCGGTGGGTGCGAGAGAACATCGCCGAATACGGGGGAGACCCGGACCACATCATCCTGGTTGGCCATTCGGCAGGCGCCTACAACGTCGCAATGCTCGCCCTCGACCCCAGGTGGCTGGCAAGTGAAGGTGTCCCCGCAAGTTCTATCGCAGGTGTGGTGGGGCTGTCCGGACCCTATGACTTTTTTCCGTTCGACACGGATTCGACCCGCGATGCATTCGGCAATGCCACCGATCCGGAAGGCACCCAGCCGGTCAATCTCGTTCGCAAGGGCGCCCCACCCTTCCTGTTGATCCATGGGCTGCAGGACACATTGGTGAAGCCGCGCAACAGCCAGGCTCTGGCACGCAAGCTGGAAGGCGCCGGAGTAGAAGTGAAACTCGAAGAGTATCCGGCCATGGACCACAACGATCCCCTTCTCGCGCTCGCATCCCCATGGCGGGGGCGCCGCGACGTCCTGGCCGAAATCCTGCAGTTTGCTGCCGAGGTGCGCTCTTCAGTTCCGGTTCAGGGCGAAACACGGTAG
- a CDS encoding M48 family metalloprotease: protein MRLLSKLLALVLALSLSAQPAMAQSVLRDAETEALLQDLADPLVEAAGLAPGNVDIVLLNDPSINAFVAGGQAIYIHSGLIHAADNANQVQGVIAHELGHITGGHIVRYGEGISDASNISILSLLLGVGAAVAGAGDAAMGVMMAGQRAALGKFLAFSRVQESSADAAGAQYLSTAGISGKGSLEFFGKLQNQAQRYGRDQSEEASFNQTHPLSAERITRLREDYVRDPAWERETDPALEARFQRVKAKLYGFLTPPDRTLVYYPESDQRVEAHYARAYAYHKEALIADALSETDALLAKDPNDPYFLELKGQVLLESGRPDEALPALRKATELSKNEPLIASILGHALIATEDQSNFEEAEQVLRAAVARDRLNPFAWYQLGVVYAARGDMPRARLASAEQQVMNRRYAEALRSAQVAEEGLPVGSPDWIRAQDISFQARAELERIRDRK, encoded by the coding sequence ATGCGCCTGTTGTCCAAGCTTTTAGCCCTCGTGCTCGCCCTGTCGTTGAGCGCGCAGCCCGCAATGGCGCAATCCGTCCTGCGCGATGCAGAGACCGAGGCGCTCCTGCAGGATCTCGCCGATCCGCTGGTCGAGGCCGCGGGCCTTGCGCCAGGCAATGTCGACATAGTCCTGCTCAACGATCCGTCGATCAACGCCTTCGTGGCGGGTGGTCAGGCGATCTACATCCATAGCGGCCTGATCCATGCGGCCGATAATGCCAACCAGGTGCAAGGCGTGATCGCGCATGAACTTGGGCACATCACCGGCGGACATATCGTGCGCTATGGCGAAGGTATTTCGGACGCCAGCAACATTTCGATCCTGAGCCTGCTGCTCGGTGTCGGAGCTGCCGTGGCCGGGGCTGGCGATGCCGCAATGGGCGTGATGATGGCGGGGCAGCGCGCTGCACTGGGCAAGTTCCTTGCCTTCAGCCGCGTGCAGGAATCCTCTGCCGATGCCGCCGGTGCGCAATATCTTTCGACCGCGGGCATTTCCGGCAAGGGTTCGCTCGAATTCTTCGGCAAACTGCAGAACCAAGCCCAGCGCTATGGCCGCGACCAGAGCGAGGAAGCATCGTTCAACCAGACGCACCCTCTTTCTGCCGAACGCATCACCCGCCTGCGCGAGGATTACGTTCGCGACCCTGCGTGGGAGCGCGAAACAGACCCCGCGCTGGAGGCAAGGTTCCAGCGCGTGAAGGCGAAACTTTACGGCTTCCTCACGCCGCCCGACCGCACGCTCGTCTATTATCCGGAGAGCGACCAGCGGGTCGAAGCGCACTATGCCCGCGCCTACGCCTATCACAAGGAAGCGTTGATCGCTGATGCTCTTTCGGAAACGGATGCGCTGCTCGCGAAGGACCCCAACGACCCTTATTTTCTCGAATTGAAGGGGCAGGTCCTGCTGGAATCGGGGCGCCCCGACGAAGCTCTCCCGGCGCTGCGCAAGGCAACCGAGCTGTCGAAGAACGAGCCGCTGATCGCCTCGATCCTTGGCCACGCGCTCATCGCGACAGAGGACCAGTCTAACTTCGAAGAAGCCGAGCAAGTGTTGCGCGCAGCTGTGGCTCGCGACCGGCTGAACCCCTTCGCCTGGTACCAGCTGGGCGTCGTCTATGCGGCGCGGGGTGATATGCCACGTGCGCGGCTCGCCAGTGCAGAACAACAGGTCATGAACCGGCGCTATGCCGAGGCATTGCGCAGCGCGCAGGTCGCAGAGGAGGGCCTGCCGGTCGGTTCGCCGGACTGGATCAGGGCACAGGATATATCCTTCCAGGCGCGCGCCGAACTGGAACGGATACGCGACAGGAAATAG
- a CDS encoding DsbA family protein gives MLRQSLLTAALALVFGFLGAGLFSWTGMANSQTRAYLLENPEILPEMADAWQRQEGERKLASVTDTVSEPFPGAVLGNPNGSKVLVEFADYNCGYCKQSQEDVARLLDSDPELKIVIREWPIFQGSEMASRMALAAAKQGKYAEFHEVMYRLAPATPETINQAAREVGLDMEQAQVDGAAPDVDRELASNYALAQQLGFSGTPSWVTSNKVFEGAVGFGALRKAIDSAGE, from the coding sequence ATGCTAAGACAATCACTGCTGACGGCAGCGCTCGCGCTGGTTTTCGGTTTTCTCGGCGCAGGCCTGTTCAGCTGGACCGGCATGGCCAACAGCCAGACGCGTGCCTATCTCCTCGAAAACCCCGAAATCCTGCCGGAAATGGCAGATGCGTGGCAGCGACAAGAAGGCGAGCGCAAGCTGGCCAGCGTGACCGACACGGTCAGCGAGCCCTTCCCGGGCGCAGTGCTCGGCAACCCCAATGGCAGCAAGGTTCTGGTCGAGTTCGCCGATTACAATTGCGGCTATTGCAAGCAGAGCCAGGAGGATGTGGCGCGGCTGCTCGATTCCGATCCCGAGTTGAAGATCGTCATTCGCGAATGGCCTATCTTCCAGGGCAGCGAGATGGCCTCGCGCATGGCCCTCGCCGCCGCGAAACAGGGCAAATACGCCGAATTCCACGAGGTGATGTACCGCCTCGCACCCGCAACGCCCGAAACCATCAACCAGGCTGCGCGTGAAGTCGGACTGGACATGGAACAGGCGCAGGTGGACGGCGCAGCGCCAGATGTCGACCGTGAGCTAGCGAGCAATTACGCCCTCGCCCAGCAACTCGGCTTTTCGGGGACCCCAAGTTGGGTGACGTCGAACAAGGTGTTCGAAGGTGCAGTCGGTTTCGGAGCTCTCAGGAAAGCGATCGACAGCGCCGGCGAGTGA
- a CDS encoding HD domain-containing protein: MNTMTETLHGAHEHAKFREMKEGTAEDWAIIGKEYREFAKGLPDRVLDHLKLLKGDFGGFPVCRLEHSLQTATRAHRDGRDEQYVVMALLHDIGDTLGSYNHPEVAASIIKPFVTDEIHWICENHGAFQGYYYFHFLGMDKDAREKFRGHPHFEACREFCEKYDQAAFDPDYESESLEFFEPMVRRVMERPLASMYAKVVDD, translated from the coding sequence ATGAACACGATGACAGAGACGCTGCACGGCGCACACGAACACGCGAAGTTCCGCGAGATGAAGGAAGGCACGGCAGAAGACTGGGCCATCATCGGCAAGGAATATCGCGAGTTTGCCAAGGGCCTGCCCGACCGCGTCCTCGACCATCTCAAACTGCTCAAGGGCGATTTTGGCGGCTTTCCCGTATGCCGCCTCGAACACAGCCTGCAGACCGCGACCCGCGCCCACCGCGACGGCCGTGACGAACAATATGTCGTGATGGCGTTGCTCCACGATATCGGCGACACGCTGGGGAGCTATAACCACCCCGAGGTGGCCGCATCGATCATCAAACCCTTCGTGACCGACGAGATCCACTGGATCTGCGAAAACCACGGCGCGTTCCAGGGCTATTACTATTTCCACTTCCTCGGCATGGACAAGGACGCGCGCGAGAAATTCCGCGGCCACCCGCATTTCGAGGCCTGCCGCGAATTCTGCGAGAAATACGATCAGGCCGCGTTCGATCCGGATTACGAAAGCGAGAGCCTCGAATTTTTCGAACCGATGGTGCGCCGGGTGATGGAGCGTCCGCTGGCATCGATGTACGCCAAGGTCGTCGACGACTGA
- a CDS encoding sensor histidine kinase, with translation MAMLPFRPTPFFANKNRAFWNLQLAGWGGAFLLRAMSALANGQSWELLVVILITTITGFSISLILSVIYRQLINRKPLVTWGMTGVVLIVAVIIHASIDAWVQGIYYAGIRETTFAQRFIGLSYIPLTLLGGWSALYYATNYFLTIEEQTDRLERLEAQATSAQLAMLRYQLNPHFLFNTLNSISTLVLLKQTEPANAMLTRLSSFLRHTLVTQPGSQVTLAQEIETLKLYLGIERMRFEERLRTRFEIEDAACDASLPSMLLQPLVENAIKYAVSPQEEGAEIAVTARVVGERVRITVEDSGPGMDGPVQRDLLTLAANRPGEPVSTGVGLANIRNRLLQAYGENHRFETRSEPGGGFSVLIEIPFEPEASEEPDFAPAAQKLKPTPPEPVIPLEAGRPIGSNA, from the coding sequence ATGGCGATGCTGCCCTTCCGCCCCACGCCCTTCTTCGCGAACAAGAACAGGGCTTTCTGGAACCTCCAGCTGGCCGGCTGGGGCGGCGCATTCCTGCTGCGCGCCATGTCCGCACTGGCAAATGGCCAGTCATGGGAATTGCTGGTCGTCATCCTGATCACGACGATCACCGGCTTTTCGATCAGCCTGATCCTGTCGGTGATCTATCGCCAGCTGATCAACCGCAAGCCGCTGGTGACGTGGGGCATGACCGGCGTCGTGCTGATCGTGGCGGTGATCATCCATGCCTCGATCGATGCCTGGGTGCAGGGCATCTATTATGCCGGTATTCGCGAGACGACCTTTGCCCAGCGCTTCATCGGCCTGTCCTACATCCCGCTGACCCTGCTCGGCGGGTGGAGCGCGCTCTATTACGCGACCAATTACTTCCTCACGATCGAGGAGCAGACCGACCGGCTCGAGCGATTGGAAGCGCAGGCGACCAGCGCGCAGCTTGCGATGCTGCGTTACCAGCTCAACCCGCATTTCCTGTTCAACACGCTAAACTCGATCAGCACCCTCGTGCTGCTGAAACAGACCGAGCCTGCAAATGCGATGCTGACACGTCTGTCGTCCTTCCTGCGCCATACGCTGGTGACCCAGCCGGGCAGCCAGGTGACGCTGGCGCAAGAGATCGAGACGCTGAAGCTTTACCTCGGGATCGAGCGGATGCGGTTCGAGGAACGGCTGCGCACCCGCTTCGAGATCGAGGATGCAGCCTGCGATGCCAGCCTGCCTTCGATGCTGCTTCAACCGCTGGTCGAGAACGCGATCAAATATGCCGTCTCGCCGCAGGAAGAGGGTGCCGAAATCGCCGTGACCGCACGCGTTGTCGGCGAAAGGGTGCGAATCACGGTCGAGGACAGTGGCCCGGGCATGGACGGTCCGGTCCAGCGAGACCTGCTCACCTTGGCTGCGAACCGGCCTGGCGAACCGGTGTCGACCGGGGTCGGCCTGGCGAATATTCGCAATCGGTTGCTGCAGGCATATGGAGAAAACCACCGTTTCGAAACGCGATCCGAGCCCGGTGGGGGGTTCAGCGTACTGATCGAAATCCCCTTCGAACCCGAGGCGAGCGAAGAACCCGATTTCGCCCCGGCAGCGCAAAAATTGAAACCCACACCCCCTGAGCCCGTTATCCCCCTTGAAGCGGGCCGCCCTATTGGAAGTAACGCATGA
- a CDS encoding LytR/AlgR family response regulator transcription factor, which produces MTIRTILVDDEKLAIQGLQLRLEPFEDVEIIGTCSNGREAIRKIKTEKPDLVFLDIQMPGFDGFSVVKGVMEIEPPLFVFVTAFEEHAIRAFEANAVNYLMKPVDEDKLADTIERVRMRIAEKKSAEEAEKLMHVLSEVAPDKAEEFSDGEGEAGDRYEKLINVKDRGQIFRVETDTIEHIEAAGDYMCIYTGDNSLILRETMKDLERRLDPRKFQRVHRSTIVNLDQVRQVRPHTNGECFLVLDSGAEVKVSRSYRDVVARFVH; this is translated from the coding sequence ATGACTATTCGCACAATCCTGGTCGATGACGAGAAGCTGGCCATCCAGGGCCTGCAACTGCGGCTCGAGCCCTTCGAAGACGTCGAAATCATCGGCACCTGTTCGAACGGCCGCGAAGCCATCCGCAAGATCAAGACGGAAAAACCCGATCTCGTCTTCCTCGACATCCAGATGCCCGGTTTCGACGGATTTTCGGTCGTGAAGGGTGTGATGGAGATCGAACCCCCGCTGTTCGTGTTCGTCACTGCATTCGAGGAACACGCCATCCGCGCCTTCGAAGCGAATGCGGTCAATTATCTGATGAAGCCGGTCGATGAAGACAAGCTGGCAGACACGATCGAACGTGTGCGCATGCGCATCGCCGAAAAGAAGAGCGCCGAAGAAGCCGAAAAGCTGATGCACGTGCTGAGCGAAGTCGCGCCCGACAAGGCCGAGGAATTCTCCGATGGCGAAGGCGAGGCCGGCGACCGTTACGAGAAGCTGATCAACGTGAAGGATCGCGGCCAGATCTTCCGCGTCGAAACCGACACGATCGAACATATCGAGGCGGCCGGCGATTACATGTGCATCTACACCGGCGACAATTCGCTGATCCTGCGCGAAACGATGAAGGACCTCGAACGCCGGCTCGATCCGCGCAAGTTCCAGCGCGTCCACCGTTCGACCATCGTCAATCTCGACCAGGTGCGCCAGGTCCGCCCGCACACCAATGGCGAATGTTTCCTCGTGCTCGACAGCGGCGCAGAAGTGAAGGTTTCGCGCAGCTATCGCGACGTCGTGGCGCGCTTCGTTCATTGA
- the nadC gene encoding carboxylating nicotinate-nucleotide diphosphorylase, whose amino-acid sequence MTFKLTGFDLDKFVRDTLAEDLGEGLPGGGKDVTSESVIPADARFSGVMDTRDAIHVAGLPVAEAFFRTLDPDMTITILVEEGASVPAGTDLMHLEGNARAMLTAERAALNTVQHLSGIATMVAEYVRAMDNPDCTLLDTRKTIPGLRHLEKYAVRMGGGSNHRMGLWDAAMIKDNHVLVAGSVGEAVRRAVEGGVKDIICEVDRIDQIEPALQAGATRLLLDNMEPDTLREAVALVAGRVPTEASGGINLQTIKAKAATGVDYVSVGRLTQSAPAADIGLDFTPL is encoded by the coding sequence ATGACATTTAAACTGACCGGTTTCGATCTCGACAAATTCGTCCGTGACACGCTGGCCGAAGATCTTGGCGAGGGGCTGCCCGGAGGCGGGAAGGACGTCACTTCCGAAAGCGTGATTCCCGCAGACGCGCGTTTTTCGGGCGTGATGGACACGCGCGATGCAATCCATGTCGCGGGACTACCCGTGGCAGAGGCGTTCTTCCGCACGCTCGACCCCGACATGACCATCACCATCCTCGTCGAGGAAGGCGCGAGCGTTCCGGCCGGAACCGACCTCATGCATCTCGAGGGCAATGCCCGCGCCATGCTGACGGCAGAGCGCGCCGCGCTCAATACCGTCCAGCACCTCTCCGGCATCGCCACCATGGTCGCCGAGTATGTGCGGGCAATGGACAATCCCGATTGCACGCTGCTCGACACGCGCAAGACCATTCCGGGCCTGCGCCACCTCGAAAAATACGCGGTGCGCATGGGTGGTGGCAGCAACCACCGCATGGGATTGTGGGATGCTGCGATGATCAAGGACAACCACGTGCTTGTCGCCGGATCGGTGGGCGAGGCCGTCCGCCGCGCCGTCGAAGGTGGCGTGAAGGACATCATCTGCGAGGTCGACCGGATCGACCAGATCGAACCTGCACTGCAAGCGGGCGCGACCCGCCTGCTGCTCGACAATATGGAACCTGATACCCTGCGCGAAGCGGTAGCTCTCGTCGCAGGCCGCGTACCGACAGAGGCAAGCGGCGGGATCAACCTGCAAACGATCAAGGCCAAGGCGGCGACAGGCGTCGACTATGTCTCTGTCGGACGATTGACCCAGAGCGCGCCGGCTGCGGATATCGGGCTGGATTTCACGCCGCTCTGA
- a CDS encoding ribonuclease T2 family protein yields the protein MRISAAGIVWLAALFTTGAAQAQSYQCRMPRAVTPPFAEREGPIRQTPVSGYTMALSWSPEYCRGRESSRAQALQCSGRHGRFGFVLHGLWPDSERGWPQWCPTQQHPTGIDVARQLCVSPSTSLVVHQWAKHGSCMTRRPATYYKVANILWNSYRWPDYDRISRQDGLTAGEIRKAFVDANPGWTSAGVGVHLNQRGWLEELRLCYDRRFRPSRCDRSRMGAKDDAKAKIWRGL from the coding sequence ATGAGGATCAGCGCCGCAGGCATCGTCTGGCTTGCGGCGCTTTTCACTACCGGCGCGGCACAGGCACAATCCTATCAATGCCGGATGCCGCGAGCGGTTACCCCGCCCTTCGCCGAACGCGAGGGGCCGATCCGGCAAACGCCGGTCAGCGGCTATACCATGGCGCTCAGCTGGAGCCCCGAATACTGTCGTGGGCGCGAAAGCAGCAGGGCACAGGCGCTGCAATGTTCGGGTCGCCACGGACGCTTCGGCTTCGTGCTGCACGGACTATGGCCCGATAGCGAGCGCGGATGGCCGCAATGGTGCCCGACGCAGCAACACCCGACCGGAATCGACGTCGCACGGCAGCTTTGCGTGTCGCCATCGACCAGCCTCGTCGTCCATCAATGGGCAAAGCATGGCAGCTGCATGACGCGGCGCCCGGCGACCTATTACAAGGTCGCGAACATCCTCTGGAACTCCTACCGCTGGCCCGATTACGACCGCATTTCGCGGCAGGACGGGCTGACCGCAGGCGAAATCCGCAAGGCCTTCGTCGATGCCAATCCGGGCTGGACCTCGGCCGGGGTCGGCGTGCACCTCAACCAGCGCGGCTGGCTCGAGGAATTGCGCCTCTGTTACGACAGGCGCTTCCGCCCCTCGCGCTGCGACCGCAGCCGCATGGGCGCAAAGGACGATGCCAAGGCTAAGATCTGGCGCGGGCTCTAG
- a CDS encoding nucleoside deaminase, whose translation MTRWPVPEPMRRALDAASEAGTQGEVPIGAVVALDGEIVAVAANRTRQPPDPTGHAEIRALRMAAEALGQDRLTGCDLYVTLEPCAMCAGAISHARIARLYYAASDPKGGAVEHGARVFEQDQCLHRPEVYTGLAEQEAGDMLREFFRERR comes from the coding sequence ATGACTAGATGGCCGGTCCCCGAGCCGATGCGCCGTGCGCTCGATGCCGCAAGCGAGGCTGGCACGCAAGGCGAAGTGCCGATCGGCGCGGTCGTGGCGCTCGATGGTGAGATTGTCGCGGTTGCCGCCAACCGCACCCGCCAGCCGCCCGATCCCACAGGCCATGCCGAGATTCGCGCGCTTCGCATGGCGGCAGAAGCGCTGGGGCAGGATCGGCTGACCGGATGCGACCTCTATGTCACGCTCGAACCTTGCGCGATGTGTGCAGGCGCGATCAGCCACGCGCGAATCGCCCGGCTCTATTACGCGGCGAGCGATCCCAAGGGGGGCGCGGTCGAACATGGCGCACGCGTGTTCGAGCAGGATCAGTGCCTCCACCGGCCCGAGGTTTATACCGGACTTGCCGAGCAGGAAGCGGGCGACATGCTGCGCGAATTCTTCCGCGAGCGACGCTAG
- the rpmB gene encoding 50S ribosomal protein L28, with protein sequence MSRICELTGKGRQVGHNVSHANNKTKRVFLPNLQNVTLLSEKLDRSFKFRVSTQGLRSVEHNGGLDNWLLKTSDEKLSAGALKVKRELKKAMAAA encoded by the coding sequence ATGTCGCGCATCTGCGAACTGACCGGCAAAGGCCGCCAGGTTGGCCACAACGTGAGCCACGCCAACAACAAGACCAAGCGGGTATTCCTGCCCAATTTGCAGAACGTCACGCTGCTGAGCGAAAAGCTCGACCGCAGCTTCAAGTTCCGCGTTTCGACACAGGGCCTGCGTTCGGTCGAACACAATGGCGGTCTCGACAACTGGCTGCTGAAGACCAGCGACGAGAAGCTTTCGGCAGGCGCGCTCAAGGTGAAGCGCGAGCTGAAGAAGGCGATGGCTGCGGCCTGA
- a CDS encoding esterase-like activity of phytase family protein, which translates to MKWRLVMIALVALALAPGTFVRTPMGEPDLRPILRMAPLTHEPRSFDGFEIEGVWHLTSPNDLFGGFSGLAAIGDDEFLAVSDKGSWMRFGVPGSGTGAVFGELDRARLGDKRQVDAEAVTLDATSRRVWIAYEGTNTIERSGYDLKGAQRAKPAGMKDWPINGGAETLTRLAGGRFLAIGEGKAGLGEVGYPALLFDGDPVAGAEATSFRFAAPDGFRATDAHALPDGRVVILMRSIKGYLPPRFGAKLAIADPAEIRAGEIWRAEVLATFPASLPSDNFEGLAVQQREGGGLTLWIMSDDNGASFQRTLLYKLRWDPAATRENAMKDG; encoded by the coding sequence ATGAAATGGCGGCTGGTCATGATTGCGCTGGTCGCGCTTGCGCTGGCTCCCGGCACCTTTGTCCGCACGCCGATGGGGGAGCCGGACCTTCGGCCGATCCTCCGCATGGCGCCGCTCACGCACGAGCCCCGCTCATTCGATGGCTTCGAGATAGAGGGCGTGTGGCACCTGACCAGCCCCAACGACCTGTTCGGCGGGTTCTCCGGGCTGGCCGCCATCGGTGACGACGAATTTCTGGCGGTCAGCGACAAGGGCAGCTGGATGCGTTTTGGCGTGCCGGGGTCCGGAACAGGGGCTGTGTTTGGCGAACTAGACCGGGCGCGGCTGGGTGACAAGCGGCAGGTCGATGCGGAGGCGGTGACGCTGGATGCAACGAGCCGCCGCGTGTGGATCGCCTATGAAGGCACCAACACGATCGAGCGCAGCGGCTATGACCTCAAGGGGGCGCAGCGCGCGAAACCTGCCGGAATGAAGGACTGGCCGATCAATGGCGGGGCGGAAACGCTGACCCGGCTGGCAGGCGGGCGCTTCCTCGCCATCGGTGAAGGAAAGGCCGGATTGGGAGAAGTGGGCTATCCGGCGCTGCTGTTCGATGGCGATCCGGTTGCGGGCGCAGAGGCGACCTCGTTCCGCTTCGCTGCGCCCGATGGCTTTCGTGCGACCGATGCCCATGCGTTGCCCGACGGGCGCGTGGTGATCCTGATGCGTTCTATCAAGGGTTACCTGCCCCCGCGATTCGGGGCGAAACTGGCGATTGCCGATCCGGCAGAAATCAGGGCCGGCGAGATTTGGCGTGCCGAAGTGCTCGCGACCTTTCCCGCCTCATTGCCGAGCGACAATTTCGAAGGTCTGGCGGTGCAGCAGCGCGAGGGTGGCGGCCTGACGCTCTGGATCATGTCGGACGACAATGGCGCGAGTTTCCAGCGCACGCTGCTCTACAAGCTGCGCTGGGATCCTGCCGCAACGCGCGAAAACGCCATGAAGGACGGTTGA